A genomic stretch from Alphaproteobacteria bacterium includes:
- the wbaP gene encoding undecaprenyl-phosphate galactose phosphotransferase WbaP — translation MAQSQIKSKNRLSTAPLSEAVLSSLASINRLPVFRPPLQWYIFSDCMALIAGFITAWILIASISSVTEFAAPDFTFGRLIQFMILAIAVIAWLQHTKHYRIRLPYWNEIKEILVTAAFALLVDGFISFSLGHTDARLLVIIMWASIGVYMVIMRMATRYLLIRAGMFQIPTLLIGAGATAERACRGIETERSLGYVVTNKIEDLYSIYNKEPRFWEKLCAKNKARYVLIALDGQKLTEADDAIAQLMRENVPFSISTVMRHLPVQGMIPQYILNHNALLLTRANGLDELIPRSIKRSFDVLVSLCMIALLSPLLLALALIVKSDGGPAFYGHTRLGRKGKTFDCLKFRSMVTNGDTVLENHLATHPEARQEWEDTRKLHNDPRVTKIGAFLRKSSLDELPQLINVLKGEMSLVGPRPIVADEICKYDLDIAHYYRVAPGITGMWQVSGRSDVSYEERVEMDTWYVRNWTLWHDIAILFKTIPALAKRSGAR, via the coding sequence ATGGCACAGTCGCAAATCAAAAGTAAAAACCGGTTATCCACAGCACCGTTAAGCGAAGCTGTGCTATCCAGTCTGGCCAGTATTAACCGTCTGCCGGTTTTTCGTCCACCGCTGCAATGGTATATTTTTTCTGATTGCATGGCGTTAATTGCAGGCTTTATTACTGCATGGATTCTTATAGCCAGCATATCCAGTGTTACCGAATTCGCAGCGCCTGACTTTACATTTGGCCGTCTTATACAATTTATGATACTGGCTATTGCTGTCATTGCATGGTTGCAACACACCAAGCATTATCGTATACGCCTGCCCTATTGGAACGAGATCAAAGAAATTTTGGTAACTGCGGCCTTTGCATTGCTGGTGGATGGCTTTATTTCTTTTTCTCTTGGCCATACCGATGCGCGCCTTTTAGTAATAATTATGTGGGCGAGCATTGGGGTGTATATGGTGATAATGCGCATGGCAACCCGCTACTTGCTAATTCGCGCCGGAATGTTTCAAATACCCACATTATTAATTGGCGCGGGTGCCACCGCAGAGCGTGCATGCCGCGGCATTGAGACAGAGCGCTCCTTAGGTTATGTGGTTACCAACAAAATCGAAGATTTGTATTCTATCTATAATAAAGAGCCGCGTTTTTGGGAAAAACTATGCGCAAAAAATAAGGCGCGCTATGTATTGATTGCGCTTGATGGCCAGAAACTTACCGAAGCCGATGATGCAATTGCTCAGCTTATGCGTGAAAATGTGCCTTTTTCTATCTCTACTGTAATGCGCCATTTACCAGTGCAGGGCATGATTCCGCAATATATTCTCAATCACAATGCATTGCTACTTACCCGCGCCAATGGCTTGGATGAGCTGATTCCCCGCAGCATCAAACGCAGCTTTGATGTTTTGGTATCTTTATGCATGATTGCCCTGCTCAGCCCGTTATTGCTGGCATTGGCACTGATTGTAAAATCTGATGGCGGCCCTGCCTTTTATGGCCACACCCGATTGGGGCGGAAAGGCAAAACCTTCGATTGCCTTAAGTTCCGCTCTATGGTGACGAATGGCGATACAGTGCTGGAAAATCATCTGGCCACGCATCCCGAAGCGCGTCAGGAGTGGGAAGATACCCGTAAATTACACAATGACCCACGGGTAACCAAAATTGGTGCTTTTCTACGCAAAAGCAGTCTGGATGAGCTTCCTCAACTTATTAATGTGCTTAAAGGCGAGATGAGCCTTGTGGGTCCCCGCCCTATTGTGGCCGATGAAATTTGCAAATATGATTTAGACATTGCTCATTATTACCGCGTAGCACCCGGCATAACCGGCATGTGGCAAGTGAGTGGACGCAGTGATGTCAGCTATGAAGAGCGAGTAGAAATGGATACATGGTATGTACGCAACTGGACACTTTGGCATGATATTGCCATTTTGTTCAAAACCATTCCTGCTTTGGCCAAACGAAGTGGTGCACGCTGA
- the galE gene encoding UDP-glucose 4-epimerase GalE produces the protein MKILLTGGAGYIGSHMAQCLLESGINVVILDNLSNGSRKAIEGIELVVGDIGDSAVLDRLFSAHKFDGVMHFASLIQVGESVTNPGAYFDNNIARTVTLLNKMVEYNIEKFIFSSTAAIFGNPQFLPIAESHPTQPVNPYGRSKLVIEQLLEDYHRAYGLNYGCLRYFNAAGAHPTIAIGECHEPETHLIPLILQVAAGRRDHIKIFGNDYDTADGTCIRDYIHVCDLADAHLLLFNALKTTYPTAHYNLGTGTGYSVQEVVATVEKVTNCPVAQKIEPRRAGDPAILIADGSAAQADLGWKPKVSDLETIIAHAWQWEQQYHVHATKNTGSN, from the coding sequence ATGAAAATTCTTCTTACAGGCGGTGCGGGATACATAGGCTCGCACATGGCACAGTGCCTCCTAGAATCTGGCATAAATGTTGTCATTCTTGATAATCTTTCTAATGGAAGCCGCAAAGCCATTGAAGGCATTGAGCTGGTAGTAGGTGATATCGGCGATAGCGCGGTTCTAGATCGTCTGTTTTCAGCACATAAATTCGATGGGGTAATGCATTTTGCGTCATTGATACAAGTGGGCGAATCCGTTACAAACCCGGGCGCGTATTTTGACAATAATATCGCACGTACGGTGACCTTACTCAACAAAATGGTAGAATATAACATCGAAAAATTCATTTTTTCTTCTACCGCCGCTATTTTTGGTAATCCGCAATTTTTACCAATTGCCGAATCGCACCCTACACAGCCGGTAAACCCTTATGGCCGTAGCAAGCTGGTGATTGAGCAGCTTTTAGAAGATTATCATCGAGCTTATGGACTAAACTATGGATGCCTGCGATATTTTAACGCCGCCGGAGCCCACCCTACCATAGCTATTGGTGAGTGCCACGAGCCAGAAACCCACTTGATTCCACTGATATTGCAAGTAGCGGCTGGCCGACGCGATCACATTAAAATTTTTGGAAACGATTACGACACAGCCGATGGCACGTGTATCCGTGACTATATTCACGTTTGCGACTTGGCAGATGCGCATTTACTACTGTTTAACGCGCTAAAAACCACCTATCCCACAGCACATTATAACCTTGGCACAGGCACAGGGTATTCGGTGCAGGAAGTAGTGGCTACGGTTGAAAAAGTCACCAACTGTCCCGTAGCGCAAAAAATAGAGCCACGCCGCGCTGGCGACCCCGCAATATTAATTGCCGATGGTAGCGCCGCGCAAGCCGATCTGGGCTGGAAACCTAAAGTTTCTGATTTGGAAACCATAATTGCCCATGCGTGGCAATGGGAACAACAATATCACGTTCATGCCACCAAAAATACCGGTAGCAACTAA
- a CDS encoding cation diffusion facilitator family transporter: protein MGHSHHHDTENMGDKRLVWAIAVNVLLTLSQLVGGALSGSLSLIADAVHNLSDAASLVIALAARKIGRKPPDAFKTFGYKRAETIAALINITTLIIIGLYLIYEALWRIIEPQPIDGWIVVIVAAIALVVDVGTAMLTFTMRKSSMNIKAAFLHNVSDALASVGVIIAGSSILVFGWYWMDTVVTLIIAGYVLWQGAAMMPQTIHLLMEGTPKDIVLNDVLAAMEGVEGVENIHHLHIWQLDEHRNALDANVLVLSDNLLAIETTKEKLKALLAETFNVSHSTLEFEHPHSKCCGE from the coding sequence ATGGGACATTCACATCATCACGACACCGAAAATATGGGTGACAAGCGGTTGGTATGGGCAATTGCTGTGAATGTGCTGCTTACTCTGTCGCAGTTGGTGGGAGGCGCGCTTTCCGGCAGTTTGTCGCTCATTGCAGATGCGGTGCATAACCTGAGTGATGCGGCATCTCTGGTGATAGCACTGGCAGCACGTAAAATTGGTCGCAAACCGCCCGATGCGTTTAAAACATTTGGCTATAAGCGAGCTGAAACCATTGCAGCATTAATTAATATCACAACGCTGATTATTATTGGTCTTTATTTAATATATGAAGCATTGTGGCGCATTATTGAGCCACAGCCGATTGACGGATGGATTGTGGTCATAGTGGCGGCAATTGCACTAGTAGTGGATGTAGGAACGGCAATGCTTACCTTTACTATGCGCAAAAGCAGCATGAATATTAAAGCCGCATTTTTGCACAATGTTTCCGATGCGCTGGCGTCGGTAGGCGTAATTATTGCCGGATCGAGCATATTAGTGTTTGGCTGGTATTGGATGGATACCGTAGTCACGCTGATTATTGCTGGTTATGTGCTGTGGCAGGGCGCCGCCATGATGCCACAAACCATTCATTTGCTGATGGAAGGCACGCCAAAAGATATTGTTTTAAATGATGTGCTTGCCGCCATGGAAGGGGTGGAAGGGGTGGAAAATATCCATCATCTGCATATCTGGCAACTGGACGAGCATCGCAATGCTCTTGACGCCAATGTGCTGGTATTAAGCGACAATCTGCTGGCTATAGAAACCACGAAAGAAAAGCTCAAGGCGCTTTTGGCAGAAACGTTTAATGTAAGCCACTCCACCTTGGAATTTGAACACCCCCATAGTAAGTGTTGCGGAGAGTGA